The proteins below are encoded in one region of Hordeum vulgare subsp. vulgare chromosome 3H, MorexV3_pseudomolecules_assembly, whole genome shotgun sequence:
- the LOC123440113 gene encoding uncharacterized protein LOC123440113, whose product MVFMAAAADDDHDRRRVANLSPSPSDAPAPAQPHRTRLHSFSFPTLSWGTHRLLRCSKSPASAPPPPPPDTPSPDKEKARRSTDGGAGSGSPQRPPQRPWNLRTRRSATAAPGASVPEAAADAAAEHAPARPAETKKRVFSIVLSKEEIAQDFVFFRGTRPPRRPKKRPRPVQRQLDSLCPGLCLVDVTPDSYKIEER is encoded by the exons atggtCTTCATGGCCGCCGCAGCAGACGACGACCACGACCGCCGCCGCGTCGCAAACCTCTCGCCGTCTCCCTCGGACGCCCCGGCTCCCGCGCAGCCGCACCGCACGCGGCTCCACAGCTTCTCCTTCCCCACGCTCAGCTGGGGCACCCACCGCCTCCTCCGATGCTCCAAGAGCCCCGCCTCGGCGCCTCCGCCCCCGCCTCCTGACACCCCGTCCCCGGACAAGGAGAAGGCTCGCCGTTCCACGGATGGCGGCGCCGGAAGCGGTTCGCCCCAACGCCCCCCTCAGCGGCCATGGAACCTCCGCACCCGTCGCTCCGCCACTGCCGCGCCAGGTGCTTCCGTACCGGAAGCCGCGGCCGATGCTGCGGCGGAGCATGCGCCGGCGCGGCCTGCGGAGACCAAGAAGCGGGTGTTTTCCATCGTGCTGTCCAAGGAGGAGATCGCCCAGGACTTCGTCTTCTTCCGCGGTACGCGGCCCCCGCGCCGGCCCAAGAAGCGCCCTCGCCCGGTGCAGCGACAGCTCGAT TCGCTGTGCCCTGGATTGTGCCTAGTGGATGTGACGCCGGACTCGTACAAGATCGAGGAG AGGTGA